A region from the Triticum aestivum cultivar Chinese Spring chromosome 3D, IWGSC CS RefSeq v2.1, whole genome shotgun sequence genome encodes:
- the LOC123075404 gene encoding putative F-box protein At3g52320, which yields MARGSRKKKRDTRRMARGRVSDLPDDLLVEILSRLPYKSTRCCKCVSTRWRDLISHPDHRKKLSQSTLAGFFFETWDTKKVSRRYQSVSGNWHPPINSSLSFLPRCEKLRILDCCNGLLLCKCWQDTDRKILDYVVCNPATEKWVVVPATNWSSQLYKARLGFDPVVSSHFHVFEFVPTYVWDGDKSGDHSQRCIKVVGIYSSKAGVWKRQRAWDLPIETVHFIGSAFLTGILYLTSNNDLVATIDVDGNCSFVRAPKPHCPGCAYDVYVSRSHLYYTNCDDSEISIWVLEDFSTAKWTLKLNVSYMLLFGTRYSSHDDHCCVISAHPEHNVMFIIVKYTLYWRSLVELFSYEMDSKELRLICDLGRESSFPYLSYVPLFSESLADEH from the coding sequence ATGGCGCGGGGCTCCAGAAAGAAGAAGAGGGACACGAGGAGGATGGCGCGCGGCCGAGTGTCCGACCTCCCTGACGACCTTCTTGTCGAGATCCTCTCGCGCTTGCCCTACAAGTCCACCCGTTGCTGCAAGTGCGTCTCCACGCGCTGGCGCGATCTCATCTCCCACCCCGACCACCGCAAGAAGCTTTCTCAGTCGACCCTCGCCGGCTTCTTCTTTGAAACATGGGACACAAAAAAGGTTTCCCGTCGTTACCAAAGCGTCTCCGGGAACTGGCACCCTCCCATCAACTCCTCCCTCTCGTTCCTGCCCCGATGCGAGAAACTCCGCATATTGGACTGCTGCAATGGCCTCCTCCTCTGTAAGTGCTGGCAGGACACTGATCGCAAGATACTGGATTACGTGGTGTGCAATCCGGCCACTGAGAAGTGGGTGGTCGTGCCTGCCACAAATTGGTCCAGCCAGTTGTACAAAGCTCGCCTGGGGTTCGATCCAGTGGTCTCATCACACTTCCATGTTTTTGAGTTCGTACCTACCTATGTCTGGGATGGGGATAAGAGTGGTGATCATAGTCAAAGATGCATCAAAGTGGTGGGAATCTACTCTTCCAAAGCTGGAGTTTGGAAACGCCAGCGCGCATGGGACCTTCCAATTGAAACAGTCCACTTTATAGGTAGCGCATTTTTGACCGGGATCCTGTATTTAACTTCCAATAATGATTTGGTTGCGACCATCGACGTGGATGGAAATTGCAGTTTTGTTCGTGCTCCTAAACCACACTGTCCCGGTTGTGCTTATGATGTTTATGTATCACGCAGCCATCTTTATTACACAAATTGTGATGATTCTGAAATATCAATCTGGGTTTTAGAAGATTTTAGTACTGCAAAATGGACCTTGAAGCTCAATGTCAGCTACATGCTACTGTTTGGAACAAGGTATTCAAGCCATGATGATCATTGTTGTGTTATCTCAGCTCACCCAGAACATAATGTCATGTTCATAATTGTCAAATATACATTGTATTGGCGTTCACTGGTGGAACTATTTTCCTACGAAATGGATTCTAAGGAGCTGCGTTTGATATGTGATCTTGGACGGGAATCCAGCTTCCCTTATCTTTCATACGTTCCCTTGTTCTCAGAGTCATTGGCAGATGAACACTAA